GGGGGTTCTAACCCCGGCTGAATCAAGTTGAAGCCCCCGGCGGATGTCACAGATTTTTAGAGGAGTTTTTCGAGAAAGCTCGAAAAAAATCTGGACGCAATTACGCCGAGGCGTAATTGATAAGCGGAAGGTAGTTAAGAAGAACAAGAAGGAGTGAGATGATGGAAGCTATTTTAAAGACAACGAATCTATCAATAAAATTCGGTGAACATAAGGCTGTAGACGGTGTGAATTTTGAAATGCCGGCTAAACATTTCAAATCGATTATTGGTCCTAATGGTGCAGGGAAGACGACCTTTTTTAACTTAATTAGTGGGGAGCTCGAACCTACAGAAGGCGATGTACTTTTAAAAGGGGCGTCATTAAAGAAAAAGTCCTCTGTTGAACGAACGCGCTTAGGGGTTGGTCGTTCATTTCAAATTACCAATGTATTTCCTAATTTAACTGTCTTAGAAAATGTACGTTTAGCAGTACAGTCAAAACGCAAAGTTCGCTTTGATATGTTCCGCCATTTTTTACAATACAAAAATATTACAGCAGAAGCGGAGCAAATTTTACAGCAAGTGCTCTTAACGGACAAAATGCATCAAGTAGCCAATCAACTATCACATGGTGAAAAACGCAAGCTAGAAATAGGGATGTTACTAGCATTAGATACAGAGATTTTACTATTAGATGAGCCAACTGCTGGCATGTCTTTAGAGGAAGTACCTGCCATTTTAGAGGTGATTCGTTCGATTAAAGAGCGCGGAGACAAAACAATTTTATTAATTGAACACAAAATGGATATGATTATCGATTTGTCGGATTCAATTATGGTGTTATTTAACGGTACATTGCTGGCAGATGGGACACCGAAAGAAATTATGGACAATGAAACGGTGCAACAAGCGTACTTAGGGGGACTTGCGTATGAATGATATTTTAAAGCTTGGACAGGTTGAAACCTATATTTCGCAATACCATATTTTACAGGGCATTTCGTTTGAGGCGAAGGTCGGGGCGGTATCGGTACTATTAGGTAGAAATGGCGCAGGGAAAACGACAACGCTTCGTACAATTATGGGATTAACGCCAGCTGCGAAAGGTTCGGTTATCTTTGATGGCAAGGATATTTCAAAGATGGCAACATACGAAATCGCTAATCATGGAATCGGTTATGTCCCAGAGAATCAAGGGATATTTGCAGAATTAACCGTTGAGGAAAATATGCGTGTAGCTGTTCGTAAGGAAACGGAATCCGTTATGCAAAAGCAAGATTATATATTAGAACTTTTCCCAGACTTAAAAAAGTTTTGGAAAAAGCATGGGGGTAATTTATCGGGTGGTCAAAAACAAATGCTGGCAATGGCCAGAGCATTCGTGAATGACAGCAAGCTATTACTCATCGATGAGCCATCTAAGGGATTAGCGCCAATCGTTATTGAAAAAGTAATGGAAGCAATTACAGAAATGAAAAAGCACACATCGATTTTACTTGTCGAGCAAAACTTTATGATGGCAAGCCGAATCGGTGATACGTATACACTGATTGATGATGGGCGAACGGTACAATCCGGTACTATGGAAATGTTGATTGAAGACGAACAATTGAAACGTAAATATTTAGGGATTGGTTAAAGGAGGAGTTGGCAATGGAGTTAATTATAAGTTTGACAATCAATGGTTTGGCAACAGGGATGCTTATTTTCTTATTAGCAGCAGGGCTAACGCTAATCTTTGGCTTAATGGATGTATTGAACTTTGCTCATGGCGGATTATTTGTGTGGGGCGCTTATACAGGGGTTTTCACTTATGCTTGGAGTGAAAGTTTTGTAGTAGGAATTATTGCAGCCATTTTAACAGGTCTTGTACTTGGCTTTGTTACTGAAAAGCTCATTATTACCCCGGTTTATGGAAATCACGTGCAACAAATTCTCATTACATTAGGTTTTATGCTGGTGCTTCAAGAAATGATTAAGGTTGTATTTGGTCCTAATGGTGTTCCAGTAAAAGTGCCGCCTTATTTAGCGGGAAGCTGGGAAATCGGTGAATTAACAATTATTAAGTACCGTGTATTTATTATTGTTGTGGGATTTGCTTTATTTGGTATTTTGCAATTTATTTTAAAACGTACAAAAGTGGGGTTAATTGTACGTGCGGGTGTTATGAATAAGGAAATGACACAAGCATTAGGGATCAATATTAAACGTGTCTTCCTACTTGTATTTATGTGCGGTGCAGCTCTTGCCGCTTTAGGGGGCATGCTGATGGCTCCTTATTCGGGAATTGTGTATGCCGAGATGGGAATGGAATACGCAATTTTAGGTTTCATTGTCGTTGTAATTGGCGGAATGGGAAGTTTTCAAGGTTCATTAATGGCAGCGATATTAGTTGGTCTTGCAGGAAGTTTTATGGCCTATTATGTACCATTTTTATCTGTTGCAGTGAACATGATTTTAATGGCAATCGTTTTAATTTTCCGTCCACAAGGCTTATTTTCGGTAGTGAAAGGGTGAGCATATGATAAAACAGCCGTCAATTTTATCAAAAACAAATTTATTTTATGCACTTGTAGTCGGGGTCATGATCGTATTGCCGATAGCAATGGACTCAAGAACATTAACGATTTTATTAACGCAGTTTTGTATTTTCGCTATTTTAGCGATGAGTTATGATATTTTACTTGGCTATACAGGAATTATTTCATTTGGTCATGCGATGTTTTTCGGGGTAGGAGCTTATTCAACAGCGATCATGCTAAGTGATTTTGGCCCTACTTTGGGGAGTTTTATGGCTTCGATTGCGGTAGGTATTGTGCTTTCGAGTTTAATTAGTATTGTCAGTGGCGCTCTTACATTACGCCTAAAAAATCACTTTTATGCGATGTTTACGTTGGCGATTTCGGGTTTATTTTTAGTCGTTGCAGAGAAATGGCGTACGGTAACGAAAGGAAATGATGGATTTACATTTCGTGCACCAGAATTTTTCCGTGAGCGTTTGTACTTCTATTTATTTGTATTAATTTGTTTAGTAATCGTCTTTATTTTACTGAAACGATTCGTTTCTTCTCCATTTGGAAAGGTACTTGTAGCAATTAGGGAAAATGAACAGCGTACACGCTCTTTAGGATTTAAAACGCTCGGTTATAAAATTATTGCTTCTGTTGTAGCGGGTGCAGTAGCAAGTTTAGCTGGTTCCTTGTATGCTGTGTCATTACGTTTTGTGAATACAAGTGTAATGACGATGGATATTACGTTGGACGCACTTATGATGACGATAATCGGAGGTGTCGGAACATTAATTGGACCGATTATTGGTGCGGGTGTCATTGAATTTGCACAGCATTATTTATCAGGACTTGCAAGGGATTATCCAATTTTCGAACGATGGATTATTTTCTTCGGAATTTTATACATTTTAGCAGTGATTTTCTTCCCACGAGGCATTGTTGGTACGGTTTATATGAAGTATCAAGAGTGGAGTGTGAAGAGAGGTCGTAAATCTGCAACTTTAAAATTTGTGGAAGAGAAGGAGTGACATCCATGATTGGAATTACGGGGATTGGTGTGCACTTACCAGAAGGGCGTATGACAGGGGAAGAAATTTCAAAACTTGCAGGTATTCCTAAAATTGTCGTTGAAACGAAGATGGGGATTATCGAAAAAGTTGTCGCTGGACCAAATGATCATCCTGTTGAAATGAGTATTAAAGCTGCACGTGATGCCATTTTCGAAGCACAAATAGATGCAAAAGAAATTGATGTCATTATTTATATTGGTGAGGAACATAAAGAATATCCACTTTGGACAGCAGCAATAAAAATTCAAGAAGAAGTTGGTGCTGCTAATGCATGGGCATTTGATGTGCAGTTGAGATGTGGTACTGCCATCATGGCGATGAAGGTTGCTAAAAGCTTGATGCAGGCAGATGAATCAATTCGTACGGTGTTATTGGCTGGTGGTTATCGCAATCATGATTTTATAGATTACAAAAATGAGCGAACTCGTTTTATGTTTAATTTAGGTGCAGGTGCAGGTGCGATGGTTTTGCAAAGGAATGCTGGAGGTCATGAAGTACTAGAAACAGAACTCATTACAGATGGCTCTTTTTCGGAAGATGTTGTCGTACCTGTCGGGGGAACGAAACAACCATTAACGTCAGAGCATTTACAACAAGGTGAATATATTTTAGATGTGTTAGATCCTGAAGGGATGAAACTTCGATTAGAGCAAAAGTCACTTGAGAACTTTTTAAAGGTAATTCGACGTTCTTTAGAGAAAAGTGGATATAGCGAGCGAGATTTGAGTTATGTGGCCATGTTGCATATGAAAAAATCTGCGCATGATTATGTCTTAGAAGAACTTGGTTTAACGGGAGCGCATTCGATTTATTTATCGCATTACGGCCATATTGGTCAAATCGATCAAATACTATCACTCTATCTTGCTAGAGAAGCGGGAGCACTTCAACAAGGCAGCATCGTTTCCTTAGTAAGTGCAGGTATTGGTTATGCATGGGGAGCAATTACTATAAAATGGGGGGCTTAAGTATGAATCAATTAGATAATTTACACAAGGTAGCATTATCAAATGGTGAAACGTTATCCTATCGCAAACGTGATGGTGGCGATGAAGTGGTTGTACTAATTCATGGTAATATGACATCTTCAAAGCATTGGGATATATTGATGGAATCGCTGGATGAACGCTTTACAATCTATGCAGTTGATATGCGTGGATTTGGCGAATCGACTTACAATCAGCGTATAACGTCAATTAAAGATTTTAGTGAAGATATAAAGCTATGGGTGGATGCGTTACAACTGAATCATTTCACAATAATTGGTTGGTCGACAGGTGGTAATGTAGCGATGCAGTTTTGTGCAGACTATCCAAATTACAGTAAAAATCTCGTGCTTTTTGCATCAGGTTCGACACGCGGCTATCCGTTTTATAGCTCAAATCCTGATGGTACACCAAACTTAAAAGACCGTTTCATGACGATTGAGCAAATTGAACAAGACCAAGTTAAAACGATTCCAATGCAACAAATGTATGATACAAAAAATCGTGACGCTTTAAAGTTTGTTTGGAATAGCGTGATTTATACGCACAATCAACCAGATGAAGCTCGCTACGAACAGTATGTAGACGATATGCTGACGCAACGTAACTTAGCCGACGTGTATCATGCATTAAATACGTTTAATATAAGTGCAGTTGACAATGAAGTAGCAAAGGGGACAAATCAAGTATGCACCATTCAAGTTCCGACTTTAGTTTTATATGGTGACCGAGATTTTGTTGTAATCGAGGCAATGACAAATGAGATTATCGAAGATTTTGAGGGACGAGCGCAAGTAAAAAAACTACAAAACTGTGGGCATTCACCGCTAATCGATTGTTTAGATGAAACGAAAGAAATAATTGAGCAATTTATTTTATTGTAAAAGGGGTTGAAATTATGCGGTTAGAAAATAAAGTAGCCATCATAACAGGCGGTGCAGGTGGAATTGGCTATGCAGCTGTGAAGCGGTTTTTAGAAGAAGGGGCAAAAGTAGCGATTGTTGATTATGATCAAGCGTTAGGTGAAAAAGTCGCAGCCGAACTAGGAGACAATGTAGCCTTTTTCGCAGTCGATGTCTCCGTTTTAGCGCAAGTTCAGGAAATGGTACAACAAGTTGTGGCGCGATTTGGAAAGATTGATATTTTAGTCAATAATGCTGGTATTACGC
This portion of the Solibacillus daqui genome encodes:
- a CDS encoding branched-chain amino acid ABC transporter permease, whose product is MIKQPSILSKTNLFYALVVGVMIVLPIAMDSRTLTILLTQFCIFAILAMSYDILLGYTGIISFGHAMFFGVGAYSTAIMLSDFGPTLGSFMASIAVGIVLSSLISIVSGALTLRLKNHFYAMFTLAISGLFLVVAEKWRTVTKGNDGFTFRAPEFFRERLYFYLFVLICLVIVFILLKRFVSSPFGKVLVAIRENEQRTRSLGFKTLGYKIIASVVAGAVASLAGSLYAVSLRFVNTSVMTMDITLDALMMTIIGGVGTLIGPIIGAGVIEFAQHYLSGLARDYPIFERWIIFFGILYILAVIFFPRGIVGTVYMKYQEWSVKRGRKSATLKFVEEKE
- a CDS encoding ABC transporter ATP-binding protein, with protein sequence MNDILKLGQVETYISQYHILQGISFEAKVGAVSVLLGRNGAGKTTTLRTIMGLTPAAKGSVIFDGKDISKMATYEIANHGIGYVPENQGIFAELTVEENMRVAVRKETESVMQKQDYILELFPDLKKFWKKHGGNLSGGQKQMLAMARAFVNDSKLLLIDEPSKGLAPIVIEKVMEAITEMKKHTSILLVEQNFMMASRIGDTYTLIDDGRTVQSGTMEMLIEDEQLKRKYLGIG
- a CDS encoding ABC transporter ATP-binding protein: MEAILKTTNLSIKFGEHKAVDGVNFEMPAKHFKSIIGPNGAGKTTFFNLISGELEPTEGDVLLKGASLKKKSSVERTRLGVGRSFQITNVFPNLTVLENVRLAVQSKRKVRFDMFRHFLQYKNITAEAEQILQQVLLTDKMHQVANQLSHGEKRKLEIGMLLALDTEILLLDEPTAGMSLEEVPAILEVIRSIKERGDKTILLIEHKMDMIIDLSDSIMVLFNGTLLADGTPKEIMDNETVQQAYLGGLAYE
- a CDS encoding alpha/beta fold hydrolase; this encodes MNQLDNLHKVALSNGETLSYRKRDGGDEVVVLIHGNMTSSKHWDILMESLDERFTIYAVDMRGFGESTYNQRITSIKDFSEDIKLWVDALQLNHFTIIGWSTGGNVAMQFCADYPNYSKNLVLFASGSTRGYPFYSSNPDGTPNLKDRFMTIEQIEQDQVKTIPMQQMYDTKNRDALKFVWNSVIYTHNQPDEARYEQYVDDMLTQRNLADVYHALNTFNISAVDNEVAKGTNQVCTIQVPTLVLYGDRDFVVIEAMTNEIIEDFEGRAQVKKLQNCGHSPLIDCLDETKEIIEQFILL
- a CDS encoding 3-oxoacyl-ACP synthase gives rise to the protein MIGITGIGVHLPEGRMTGEEISKLAGIPKIVVETKMGIIEKVVAGPNDHPVEMSIKAARDAIFEAQIDAKEIDVIIYIGEEHKEYPLWTAAIKIQEEVGAANAWAFDVQLRCGTAIMAMKVAKSLMQADESIRTVLLAGGYRNHDFIDYKNERTRFMFNLGAGAGAMVLQRNAGGHEVLETELITDGSFSEDVVVPVGGTKQPLTSEHLQQGEYILDVLDPEGMKLRLEQKSLENFLKVIRRSLEKSGYSERDLSYVAMLHMKKSAHDYVLEELGLTGAHSIYLSHYGHIGQIDQILSLYLAREAGALQQGSIVSLVSAGIGYAWGAITIKWGA
- a CDS encoding branched-chain amino acid ABC transporter permease — translated: MELIISLTINGLATGMLIFLLAAGLTLIFGLMDVLNFAHGGLFVWGAYTGVFTYAWSESFVVGIIAAILTGLVLGFVTEKLIITPVYGNHVQQILITLGFMLVLQEMIKVVFGPNGVPVKVPPYLAGSWEIGELTIIKYRVFIIVVGFALFGILQFILKRTKVGLIVRAGVMNKEMTQALGINIKRVFLLVFMCGAALAALGGMLMAPYSGIVYAEMGMEYAILGFIVVVIGGMGSFQGSLMAAILVGLAGSFMAYYVPFLSVAVNMILMAIVLIFRPQGLFSVVKG